From Fervidobacterium gondwanense DSM 13020, a single genomic window includes:
- the whiA gene encoding DNA-binding protein WhiA: MKYTFSEEVKGELCQVEILSIEEARAELSGYLKGRGTYVKTSVDSYISLEVGFIPAARRIMNLMHTLGTDKKKLTLIKNRLQRKRVQIFIPTDILEKLEISIITVPEGIEKDIGLFGAFLRGLFVSTGSVTDPLRSYHFEIVSYNEQLLYYIQKNLDEILGVYGNITKLRYNYRYYLKSGQDIQELFELMGAIRASAHLEKIITSREIKADINRTLNFLSANAKRTGESNAKQIEIINKIKEAVGLENLPEDLRLFAQLRLENEELSLTEIGELYDPPLTKSMVYTKVRKLMKIYDQLDSLVREKNV; encoded by the coding sequence GTGAAATACACATTTTCCGAGGAAGTTAAAGGTGAATTGTGCCAAGTCGAAATACTCAGCATCGAGGAAGCTCGTGCTGAGTTAAGTGGTTATTTAAAAGGTAGGGGAACATATGTAAAAACTTCTGTTGATAGCTACATATCATTAGAAGTCGGATTTATTCCAGCAGCTCGCAGAATAATGAATTTAATGCATACATTGGGGACAGATAAGAAAAAACTCACATTGATTAAAAACCGGCTACAAAGAAAGAGAGTTCAGATTTTTATCCCTACGGATATTCTTGAAAAGCTCGAGATTTCAATAATCACTGTTCCGGAAGGCATAGAAAAAGATATAGGTCTTTTTGGAGCATTTTTGCGTGGGTTGTTTGTTTCAACTGGTTCTGTAACTGACCCATTGAGGAGTTATCATTTTGAAATTGTTTCTTACAATGAGCAGCTACTGTACTATATTCAAAAAAATCTGGATGAAATTCTCGGCGTATATGGTAATATTACAAAATTGAGGTATAATTATAGATATTATCTCAAAAGCGGGCAAGATATACAAGAACTCTTTGAACTAATGGGAGCTATAAGAGCATCAGCTCATTTGGAAAAGATAATAACATCAAGAGAGATAAAGGCGGATATAAACCGCACACTTAATTTTTTAAGTGCTAATGCCAAAAGAACTGGTGAAAGCAACGCAAAGCAGATTGAGATTATAAACAAGATCAAAGAAGCTGTCGGGCTTGAAAATCTTCCTGAGGATTTAAGACTATTTGCTCAGCTGAGATTAGAAAACGAAGAATTGTCACTTACAGAAATTGGCGAACTGTATGATCCACCTCTCACAAAAAGCATGGTATACACGAAAGTTAGGAAACTGATGAAAATATACGATCAACTCGATAGTCTTGTGAGAGAAAAAAATGTGTAA
- a CDS encoding peptidylprolyl isomerase produces MSKESKDVKLRKTISKWQQIFIWVIAIAFIAGIALWALAVNYSPSAKKAKRTIEEAVGYLTVDGTPVKNEKYWIFPEEVEQTYGDLLAQYNNPTLDPAFEQPYVKTLVAVDLLNKKVILYYAEQNKIKADPAKVKEEVKKEVDAVKKDQSKSQQIKTQYGSISNYEKEFKAQKEVELTIQAVKDKLGAVSEDEMKKYYEENKADVITKYTKAEVAYATFDTKEKMQNFVALAMDKGVTAAASEASVTFTDYTLTKGTLPEELESQIFDATSTIVSFPYNETYFVFNVKSVQKVDTFDNFKASSAYSEVLGELQNKKFAENLNKWKEENKVDIAFNDPVYKTWYTALSSEEKDLLNAYKKLYEELFSEDENVRTDLPYEQKAAFIVVADRIAASTDTALEVVKADVKEFEKKIVQSIYDQIKGSSLEILRRMKEYYPEKKDIAYDYYSKLYDQIKPYLSVGGAYYVMNQLFEIYQGFADLAESTSTDVKIRADSYYKLYDMNKQLDDPKTAKEYLAKLKEIKPDYSINFETAEKELEDMMKQKETNNQTNEATQTSQNK; encoded by the coding sequence ATGAGTAAGGAAAGTAAGGATGTAAAGCTTAGGAAAACTATTAGCAAGTGGCAACAGATTTTCATCTGGGTTATAGCTATCGCATTTATCGCAGGTATAGCACTCTGGGCTTTGGCAGTTAACTACTCACCGAGCGCAAAGAAAGCAAAGAGGACTATCGAAGAAGCAGTCGGATACTTGACAGTAGATGGCACACCTGTGAAAAACGAAAAGTATTGGATTTTCCCAGAAGAAGTTGAGCAGACATATGGTGACCTTCTTGCACAATACAATAACCCAACATTGGACCCAGCATTCGAACAACCATACGTCAAAACGCTTGTGGCAGTAGATCTACTCAACAAGAAAGTGATACTTTACTACGCCGAACAAAACAAAATTAAAGCTGATCCAGCCAAAGTAAAAGAAGAAGTGAAAAAAGAAGTAGACGCAGTAAAGAAAGACCAATCAAAATCTCAACAGATTAAGACGCAGTACGGAAGCATATCAAATTACGAAAAGGAATTCAAAGCTCAAAAGGAAGTAGAACTAACAATCCAGGCAGTTAAGGACAAACTCGGCGCAGTTTCTGAAGACGAGATGAAGAAATATTACGAAGAGAATAAAGCTGATGTAATCACTAAATACACAAAAGCGGAAGTCGCATACGCTACATTTGATACGAAAGAAAAGATGCAGAACTTTGTTGCACTCGCAATGGATAAAGGCGTTACAGCCGCTGCTTCTGAAGCATCTGTTACTTTCACAGACTACACACTTACAAAAGGTACACTACCTGAAGAACTTGAATCACAAATATTCGATGCAACATCAACCATCGTTTCGTTCCCATACAATGAGACATATTTCGTTTTTAATGTAAAGAGTGTGCAGAAAGTCGATACATTTGACAACTTCAAGGCCTCAAGCGCGTACAGTGAAGTGCTCGGAGAATTACAAAACAAGAAATTTGCTGAGAATTTAAACAAATGGAAAGAAGAAAACAAGGTAGACATAGCATTTAACGATCCGGTTTACAAGACCTGGTATACTGCATTATCTTCTGAAGAAAAAGATTTATTAAATGCTTACAAAAAATTGTATGAAGAACTTTTCAGCGAAGATGAAAATGTTAGAACGGATCTTCCATACGAGCAAAAAGCAGCGTTTATAGTAGTTGCTGATAGGATCGCAGCAAGCACCGACACAGCATTAGAAGTAGTAAAAGCAGATGTCAAAGAATTTGAGAAAAAGATCGTTCAGTCCATATACGACCAAATAAAAGGTTCTTCGCTCGAGATATTAAGAAGAATGAAAGAATACTATCCTGAAAAGAAAGACATCGCGTATGATTACTACTCAAAGCTTTATGATCAAATAAAACCATACCTCTCAGTAGGTGGAGCATACTACGTAATGAACCAACTCTTTGAAATCTATCAAGGTTTCGCAGATCTTGCTGAATCCACTTCGACAGATGTAAAGATACGTGCAGATTCGTACTACAAGCTGTACGATATGAACAAACAACTCGACGATCCAAAAACGGCAAAGGAGTACCTCGCAAAACTTAAAGAGATTAAACCAGATTACAGCATTAATTTCGAAACCGCCGAAAAAGAACTCGAAGATATGATGAAGCAAAAGGAAACAAACAATCAGACAAACGAAGCAACACAAACAAGCCAGAACAAATAA
- a CDS encoding peptidyl-prolyl cis-trans isomerase, giving the protein MINLRRVFSFLVLLSVVLFPVIALSVQQSTEVKILGYLEMDGKALEGSQITESDVEDIYQAYLDYYGSFDHIFEEPYVKALVIDQILKDRFIEYLSKKEGLSIEEFEEKHSQITDKDMEEYYDENRAEIMEEQYVDFDYAVFETQEEASSFYELAQKLGFQKALESLPETSTHETDTYEGLKKSETGDAFVDILFGDYENKLRLHSTENGNFVFYIRKLNDLSTFEQFKDSPLYAEVQSNLSQNKFQKYIEEKINSEKVNYVTAKEYEIWVKIVRGIPAEEILNHHIKDVFDSTGNLTTEEPWTISAILTVIEDAKLQDEFSKEYENGIRKLYDLGNKSFLVLARLKQYDNSEKVSIEYNVELSKILISYIENGDTLSVMQYIYNNIMELSNLSDSSNPEIRQTALEYLYKMYEALGDDEAAEVYLEQLKNENPNYEEE; this is encoded by the coding sequence ATGATTAACTTGAGAAGAGTATTTTCATTTTTGGTACTTTTGTCTGTTGTTCTATTTCCCGTTATTGCTCTTTCTGTACAACAATCTACAGAGGTTAAGATTCTTGGATACTTAGAAATGGACGGAAAAGCACTTGAAGGTTCGCAAATAACAGAAAGCGACGTTGAAGATATTTACCAAGCATATCTTGACTATTACGGTTCTTTCGATCACATTTTCGAAGAACCCTACGTTAAAGCGTTGGTAATAGACCAAATCCTGAAAGATAGATTCATAGAATACCTTTCAAAAAAGGAAGGATTAAGCATCGAAGAATTTGAGGAAAAACATTCACAAATTACTGATAAAGACATGGAAGAATATTACGATGAAAATCGTGCAGAAATCATGGAGGAACAATACGTTGATTTTGATTATGCGGTTTTCGAAACACAGGAAGAGGCGTCTTCGTTCTACGAGCTGGCGCAAAAATTAGGTTTCCAAAAAGCTTTGGAGTCTCTCCCAGAAACGTCGACGCATGAAACAGACACATATGAAGGACTGAAAAAATCAGAAACAGGAGATGCTTTTGTAGACATACTCTTTGGCGATTATGAAAATAAATTGAGACTGCACTCGACAGAGAATGGGAATTTTGTTTTTTACATAAGGAAATTAAACGATCTTTCAACGTTTGAGCAATTCAAAGATTCTCCGCTCTATGCAGAAGTTCAGTCTAATCTTTCGCAGAATAAATTCCAAAAATACATAGAAGAAAAAATCAATAGTGAGAAGGTTAACTACGTTACTGCGAAAGAGTATGAAATCTGGGTAAAGATAGTCCGAGGGATTCCAGCTGAAGAAATATTGAATCATCATATTAAAGATGTGTTTGATTCCACCGGTAATTTAACCACTGAAGAACCTTGGACTATATCTGCAATCCTAACGGTTATAGAGGACGCAAAACTTCAAGATGAATTTTCGAAAGAATACGAAAATGGAATCCGCAAACTATACGATTTGGGCAACAAATCTTTCTTAGTTTTGGCAAGGTTAAAGCAGTATGATAATTCCGAAAAGGTGTCAATTGAATACAACGTCGAGCTTTCCAAAATACTTATTTCTTACATTGAAAACGGGGACACTCTCTCTGTAATGCAATATATATACAACAACATTATGGAATTGAGTAACTTAAGCGATTCATCAAATCCTGAAATTAGGCAGACCGCTCTTGAGTATCTCTATAAGATGTATGAGGCTTTAGGAGACGATGAGGCCGCAGAGGTATATCTTGAACAATTAAAGAATGAGAATCCAAATTATGAAGAAGAATGA
- a CDS encoding SDR family oxidoreductase gives MHWVITGANRGIGLAITKQLLKEGEKVTVGIRTSMPFEHINLTVLKVDTSNPVSISEFAEKIDEPIDVLINNAGILIEERFPNVTEEGMLLSFKVNTMGPYMLIQECVKLNKLKDGSKIINISSILGSIANTGGTTSVPYSISKAALNMVTKLMAHRLRNMYVISMHPGWVKTDMGGENAPVLPEESASGIINVIRKLDKTGVFLDYTGNSIEW, from the coding sequence ATGCACTGGGTGATAACTGGTGCAAATCGTGGTATAGGGCTTGCCATCACAAAACAATTGTTAAAAGAAGGTGAAAAAGTTACTGTGGGCATTAGAACATCGATGCCCTTTGAACACATTAACCTAACTGTTTTGAAAGTCGATACGTCAAATCCTGTTTCTATCTCAGAATTTGCTGAAAAAATAGATGAACCAATCGACGTACTAATAAACAACGCAGGAATACTGATTGAGGAAAGATTTCCAAACGTTACCGAAGAAGGCATGCTGTTATCTTTCAAAGTCAACACGATGGGGCCCTACATGCTGATTCAAGAGTGCGTTAAACTGAACAAGCTGAAAGACGGTTCAAAGATAATCAACATCTCAAGTATCCTCGGCAGTATAGCAAACACGGGTGGGACAACATCCGTTCCCTACTCTATTTCAAAAGCAGCACTGAATATGGTTACGAAATTGATGGCTCACAGGTTGAGAAATATGTACGTTATTTCTATGCACCCCGGTTGGGTTAAGACAGACATGGGTGGTGAAAATGCTCCAGTATTGCCCGAAGAATCGGCATCGGGTATAATTAATGTAATAAGAAAACTTGATAAAACAGGGGTTTTCTTAGACTACACTGGAAATTCCATAGAGTGGTAG
- the nrdR gene encoding transcriptional regulator NrdR, producing the protein MRCPFCGYEDTRVLDSRELSEGRAIRRRRECPNCHARFTTYERYETGPITVVKKDGRREKFDRKKILNGLLKAFEKRPVTTEDIERIVDNVVSTLQKSGAIEISTELIGKIVMEELRKIDQVAYVRFASVYKDFREIDQFIEVIKELRNENQSKF; encoded by the coding sequence GTGAGATGTCCATTCTGCGGTTACGAAGATACGAGGGTTTTGGACTCCAGAGAACTCAGCGAAGGAAGAGCAATTCGAAGAAGGCGCGAATGTCCCAACTGCCACGCAAGATTTACAACATACGAGCGATATGAAACAGGCCCAATAACTGTTGTAAAAAAAGATGGTCGAAGAGAAAAATTCGACAGAAAAAAAATTCTAAATGGACTGCTAAAAGCATTTGAAAAACGGCCAGTCACTACTGAAGATATAGAAAGAATTGTTGATAATGTTGTTTCCACTCTTCAAAAAAGCGGCGCGATCGAAATCAGCACTGAACTGATAGGGAAAATAGTGATGGAAGAACTGAGGAAAATAGACCAAGTTGCATATGTGAGATTTGCGTCTGTTTACAAAGATTTCAGGGAAATTGATCAGTTCATAGAAGTCATTAAAGAACTTAGAAACGAGAATCAAAGTAAATTCTAA
- the lysS gene encoding lysine--tRNA ligase, whose product MLKDFREQRIREIEEIRKLGINPYPYSYNKTHTTEEIKKDFEHLANGEVTDKKVSTAGRIMSIREHGKSAFFHIKDTFGRIQAYVRKDKTENYEFFKEHITMGDIIGVEGVVFKSNTGEITILVEKFELLNKPLRPMPEKWHGIKDKEILYRQRYVDMIANDETIKRFRMRSDIIRMIREFLTQKGFFEVETPILQYLTGGASARPFITHLNALDIEMYLRIATELHLKRFIVGGFDKVYEIGKIFRNEGISYKHHPEFTSIELYQAYADYEDMMNLTEELITYLVEQLYGTTKITYQGQEIDFTRPWRRVKMRDFIKENLGIDILEDSDEKMAEFLKSRGVEIDINDRGHMIEKLWDLVEDKVVQPTFLLEHPVEISPLAKKHREDPRVTERFELIIYGREMANAFSELNDPVDQLERFMNQLKLRDLGDEEAHMMDKDFVRALEYGMPPTGGLGIGIDRLVMLLTDSANIRDVIAFPLVRPEGDVDIEEIEISEEAKEGGEGR is encoded by the coding sequence TTGTTAAAGGATTTTAGGGAGCAACGAATCAGGGAAATTGAAGAAATCAGAAAACTTGGAATCAACCCGTATCCTTATTCATATAACAAAACACACACAACAGAGGAAATAAAAAAAGATTTCGAACACTTAGCCAATGGCGAAGTCACAGACAAAAAAGTATCTACGGCCGGAAGAATCATGTCTATCCGTGAACACGGTAAGAGTGCGTTCTTCCACATAAAGGACACATTTGGTCGTATACAAGCTTACGTAAGAAAAGATAAAACTGAAAACTATGAATTTTTCAAAGAACATATAACAATGGGCGACATAATAGGTGTAGAAGGCGTCGTTTTTAAGAGTAATACGGGTGAAATCACGATACTTGTAGAGAAGTTTGAATTACTCAATAAACCACTCAGACCAATGCCAGAGAAATGGCACGGAATAAAAGATAAGGAAATACTTTACAGACAAAGATACGTCGACATGATCGCAAATGATGAAACAATAAAGAGATTCAGAATGCGTTCTGATATAATAAGAATGATAAGAGAATTCTTAACACAAAAAGGCTTCTTCGAAGTTGAGACGCCTATTTTGCAGTACCTTACCGGCGGGGCATCAGCAAGGCCCTTCATCACACACCTCAACGCTCTTGATATCGAAATGTACTTGAGAATAGCTACTGAACTCCATCTGAAGAGATTTATCGTCGGCGGTTTTGATAAAGTATACGAAATAGGAAAAATATTCAGAAACGAAGGTATCTCATACAAACACCACCCAGAATTTACGTCTATCGAGCTGTACCAAGCATATGCTGATTACGAAGATATGATGAACCTTACAGAAGAGCTAATCACATACCTTGTCGAACAGCTTTACGGAACGACTAAAATCACGTACCAGGGGCAAGAAATAGATTTCACAAGGCCGTGGCGTAGAGTTAAGATGCGTGACTTCATCAAGGAAAATTTAGGCATCGATATTCTCGAAGATAGCGACGAAAAAATGGCTGAGTTCCTGAAATCAAGAGGTGTAGAAATAGACATAAACGATAGAGGCCATATGATTGAAAAGCTGTGGGACCTTGTTGAAGACAAGGTTGTGCAGCCCACATTCTTGTTGGAACACCCAGTTGAGATTTCGCCGCTTGCAAAAAAGCATAGGGAAGACCCAAGAGTTACGGAAAGATTTGAACTAATTATCTACGGTAGAGAAATGGCAAATGCATTCAGTGAGCTTAATGACCCTGTTGATCAACTTGAAAGATTCATGAACCAACTCAAGCTAAGAGACCTTGGCGACGAAGAAGCGCACATGATGGATAAAGACTTTGTCAGGGCTCTTGAATATGGAATGCCACCAACAGGCGGATTGGGAATTGGTATAGATAGGCTCGTTATGCTCCTCACAGACAGTGCAAATATCAGGGACGTCATAGCATTCCCGCTTGTAAGGCCTGAAGGCGATGTAGATATTGAAGAAATCGAAATTTCTGAGGAAGCAAAAGAAGGGGGAGAAGGAAGATGA
- the greA gene encoding transcription elongation factor GreA, whose protein sequence is MEKVKLTKAGYEKLKQELDELKRQLMFEIPERIKAARELGDLSENSEYQEAKNEQGRIASRINELEQMLMNAEIISDNFDSSTVGLGDWVLLKNLENGSEMKVQLVNPQEADIFANKISIDSPLGRGINGAKKGQTIKIKAPKGIVKYQIMDITAE, encoded by the coding sequence ATGGAAAAAGTGAAACTCACGAAAGCAGGTTACGAGAAACTTAAACAAGAACTCGATGAATTAAAAAGACAACTCATGTTTGAAATTCCGGAGAGAATTAAAGCTGCAAGAGAGCTCGGAGACTTGTCAGAGAATTCAGAATATCAAGAGGCAAAGAATGAACAAGGAAGAATAGCTTCAAGGATAAATGAACTCGAACAGATGCTCATGAATGCAGAGATAATAAGTGACAATTTTGATTCTTCAACTGTCGGTTTGGGCGATTGGGTACTCCTTAAAAACCTTGAGAACGGTAGCGAAATGAAAGTACAGCTTGTCAACCCTCAAGAAGCAGATATATTTGCAAATAAGATAAGCATAGATTCTCCACTCGGTAGAGGAATAAACGGTGCTAAAAAAGGTCAGACAATAAAGATTAAAGCACCAAAGGGCATAGTGAAGTATCAGATAATGGATATAACCGCTGAATAA